A region of Halosolutus amylolyticus DNA encodes the following proteins:
- the pdhA gene encoding pyruvate dehydrogenase (acetyl-transferring) E1 component subunit alpha has product MSRDVLARDVLDRSPDDRVQVLDTDGTVVEPALEPDLEPATLRSMYRDMRFSRRFDERMISLQRQGRMGTYSSLAGQEGSQIGSTYALADDDVLSYQYREHGALVARDLPWEYLLYWMGHEDGNAALTDVNVFPLNISIGGHLPHAVGWSWAAKLNDDERVTVVHFGDGSTSEGDFHEAMNFAGVYDTPTIFFCNNNQWAISVPREHQTASATIAQKARAYGFDGVQVDGMDPLATYVVTEAAREKALSDDDDQPRPILVEAIQYRYGAHTTADDPDVYRDEAEVERWRRRDPIDRFEAYLRDRGVLGDALIGEIEAEIEDTLATIVDRTEDVEADPREMFEYTYEDPTPHLEAQREYLEDLRNSHGDDELLDFE; this is encoded by the coding sequence ATGTCACGAGACGTGCTCGCCCGGGACGTCCTCGATCGATCGCCGGACGATCGAGTACAGGTGCTCGACACGGACGGCACCGTCGTCGAACCGGCGCTGGAACCGGACCTCGAACCGGCGACGCTGCGGTCGATGTACCGCGATATGCGGTTCTCTCGGCGCTTCGACGAGCGGATGATCAGCCTCCAGCGGCAGGGTCGGATGGGAACCTACTCGTCGCTGGCCGGCCAGGAGGGCTCCCAGATCGGATCGACGTACGCGCTGGCCGACGACGACGTGCTCTCCTACCAGTACCGCGAACACGGCGCGCTCGTCGCCCGCGACCTCCCGTGGGAGTACCTGCTGTACTGGATGGGCCACGAGGACGGGAACGCGGCGCTCACCGACGTCAACGTCTTTCCGCTGAACATCTCGATCGGCGGCCACCTGCCCCACGCCGTCGGCTGGTCGTGGGCGGCGAAACTGAACGACGACGAGCGCGTCACCGTCGTCCACTTCGGCGACGGGTCGACCTCCGAGGGCGACTTCCACGAGGCGATGAACTTCGCCGGGGTCTACGACACGCCGACGATCTTTTTCTGCAACAACAACCAGTGGGCCATCTCCGTCCCGCGGGAGCACCAGACCGCGAGCGCGACGATCGCCCAGAAGGCCCGCGCCTACGGCTTCGATGGCGTCCAGGTCGACGGGATGGACCCGCTCGCGACCTACGTCGTCACCGAAGCGGCCCGCGAGAAGGCACTCAGCGACGACGATGATCAACCCCGACCGATACTCGTCGAGGCGATCCAGTACCGCTACGGCGCGCACACGACCGCGGACGATCCGGACGTCTACCGCGACGAGGCCGAGGTCGAACGCTGGCGACGACGCGATCCGATCGACCGGTTCGAGGCCTACCTCCGGGACCGCGGCGTGCTCGGCGACGCCCTGATCGGGGAGATCGAGGCGGAGATCGAGGACACGCTTGCGACGATCGTCGATCGCACCGAAGACGTCGAGGCGGATCCGCGCGAGATGTTCGAGTACACCTACGAGGACCCCACGCCGCACCTCGAAGCGCAACGCGAGTACCTCGAGGATCTCCGGAACAGTCACGGCGACGACGAATTACTCGATTTCGAATAG
- a CDS encoding radical SAM protein → MSTGTPNATPNHRTLGDDVFEERVADLWERYADCDLCAYDCGVDRTAGDVGTCQVDDTAYVSTYFPHFGEEDCLKGHNGSGTIFLANCNMKCVFCQNFETSHEAEGEPATPAEIAEMALELESKGCHNVNFVSPTHHSPHLVEAVKIASDRGLDLPIVWNCGGYERAEILRTLDGVVDIYMPDVKWGDDAAAAKYSKAPKYWSNVADSLREMHRQVGDLELDDTGLATGGLLVRHLVMPNHVESAKRVLEFVAEEISEETFVNVMAQYRPHYRAKDEDFYAEIGRPITHEEYDAVVEHAREAGLERLTLDRSMLADRGGSFGLF, encoded by the coding sequence ATGAGCACCGGCACGCCGAACGCGACGCCGAACCATCGTACGCTCGGGGACGACGTATTCGAGGAGCGGGTCGCGGACCTCTGGGAGCGATACGCGGACTGCGACCTGTGTGCCTACGACTGTGGCGTCGATCGAACCGCGGGGGACGTCGGCACCTGCCAGGTCGACGACACCGCGTACGTCTCCACGTACTTCCCACACTTCGGCGAGGAAGACTGCCTGAAGGGCCACAACGGAAGCGGGACCATCTTCCTCGCCAACTGCAACATGAAGTGCGTCTTCTGCCAGAATTTCGAGACCAGCCACGAGGCCGAGGGGGAGCCGGCGACGCCCGCGGAGATCGCCGAGATGGCCCTCGAACTCGAGTCGAAGGGCTGTCACAACGTCAACTTCGTCTCGCCGACCCACCACTCGCCGCACCTCGTCGAGGCCGTGAAGATCGCGTCGGATCGGGGCCTCGACCTCCCGATCGTCTGGAACTGCGGCGGCTACGAGCGAGCCGAGATCCTGCGGACGTTAGACGGCGTCGTCGATATCTACATGCCAGACGTGAAGTGGGGCGACGACGCGGCCGCAGCCAAGTACTCCAAGGCTCCGAAGTACTGGTCGAACGTCGCCGACTCGCTCCGGGAGATGCACCGACAGGTCGGCGACCTGGAACTCGACGACACCGGCCTCGCGACCGGCGGCCTCCTCGTGCGCCACCTCGTGATGCCGAACCACGTCGAGAGCGCGAAGCGGGTGCTCGAGTTCGTCGCCGAGGAGATCTCCGAGGAAACGTTCGTCAACGTCATGGCGCAGTACCGGCCCCACTACAGGGCGAAAGACGAGGACTTCTACGCGGAGATCGGTCGGCCGATCACCCACGAGGAGTACGACGCGGTGGTCGAACACGCCCGGGAAGCCGGGCTCGAACGGCTCACGCTCGATCGATCGATGCTCGCCGATCGGGGCGGTTCGTTCGGGTTGTTCTGA
- a CDS encoding gamma carbonic anhydrase family protein: MVDSRTYEFEGASPTINDAAHVSRDAVLVGDVEVAADASVWPGVVLRGDIGPVRVGRQAHVGDNATIHASTLEPEVMVGHGAVLNEATVEERALVGFNTTVNTDATIGERSIVAAGTVIPDDYDIPPASFVRGVPAEVTPLADTGIDPDAVFEEFSSGEYTNLAQRHEDLFS; encoded by the coding sequence ATGGTCGACAGCCGAACCTACGAGTTCGAGGGTGCCAGCCCCACCATCAACGACGCGGCGCACGTGAGCCGCGACGCGGTGCTGGTCGGCGACGTCGAGGTTGCGGCGGACGCGAGCGTCTGGCCGGGCGTCGTGTTGCGAGGCGACATCGGTCCGGTTCGCGTCGGTCGACAGGCACACGTCGGCGACAACGCGACGATTCACGCGTCGACGCTCGAACCGGAGGTGATGGTAGGTCACGGGGCCGTTCTCAACGAGGCCACCGTAGAGGAGCGCGCGCTGGTCGGGTTCAACACGACGGTCAACACCGACGCCACGATCGGCGAGCGGAGTATCGTCGCCGCGGGGACGGTGATCCCCGACGACTACGACATCCCGCCGGCGTCGTTCGTGCGAGGCGTCCCCGCCGAGGTGACTCCCCTCGCGGACACTGGGATCGATCCCGACGCCGTCTTCGAGGAGTTCTCCTCGGGGGAGTACACGAACCTGGCCCAGCGCCACGAGGACCTCTTTTCGTAG
- a CDS encoding metallophosphoesterase family protein yields MLVLGDAHASDPDRCEALLAYYRRLDPDCALQVGDLEYYRLPAPTWFVAGNNEDFDVIDTLRAGDEPDGTRNAHLLASTAATIDGLRVAGLSGNYAPTKYDEPRAALSGDRRRHFTHEDVDRAASLSDVDVLLTHEAPTGLLWYGYDPGCEHVSDLLETLSPELCLVGHHHQHREATIAGVRVVSLAPAWEGYYTLDPEPLVLTAHDRDAIV; encoded by the coding sequence ATGCTCGTCCTCGGCGACGCCCACGCGTCCGATCCCGATCGGTGCGAGGCGCTGCTCGCGTACTACCGCAGGCTCGACCCCGACTGCGCCCTGCAGGTCGGCGACCTCGAGTACTACCGGCTCCCGGCACCGACGTGGTTCGTCGCGGGCAACAACGAGGACTTCGACGTGATCGACACGCTCCGGGCGGGCGACGAGCCCGACGGAACGCGAAACGCCCACCTCCTCGCGAGTACGGCGGCCACGATCGACGGGCTCCGCGTGGCCGGCCTCTCGGGCAACTACGCCCCGACGAAGTACGACGAGCCGCGGGCCGCCCTCTCGGGCGATCGGCGGCGACACTTCACTCACGAGGACGTCGATCGCGCGGCCTCGCTGTCCGACGTCGACGTCCTCCTCACCCACGAGGCACCGACCGGCCTGCTCTGGTACGGCTACGACCCCGGTTGCGAACACGTGAGCGACCTGCTCGAAACCCTCTCGCCGGAGCTCTGCCTGGTCGGCCACCACCACCAGCACCGCGAGGCGACGATCGCGGGGGTCCGCGTCGTGAGCCTCGCGCCGGCCTGGGAGGGCTACTACACGCTCGATCCGGAGCCGCTCGTCCTGACGGCCCACGATCGGGACGCGATCGTGTGA
- a CDS encoding alpha/beta fold hydrolase: protein MALLGGNGGPSGVDVAGPTDAQSIVFVHGAMFTRTMWLPQQRALADSYHVVAPDLPGHGVYGDESFGMEPAIERLRRVIDAETEGSAVLVGLSLGGYVATEYAHRNPDDVDALVLSGSSANPVRGMELLTRATGGVARLLTKPDVGKRAVERLATRWVRNRDLQPDVEEAIIESGFYPKQFGDAGPHVAGRDFREALSTYPGSTLILNGEHDRLMRRGERDHAAAARDGRIEVLAGVGHICNLHRPETYTSRVRKFVQRRVPQQ, encoded by the coding sequence ATGGCACTACTCGGCGGAAACGGCGGTCCGAGCGGCGTCGACGTCGCCGGGCCCACGGATGCACAGTCGATCGTGTTCGTTCACGGCGCGATGTTCACGCGAACGATGTGGCTCCCACAGCAACGCGCGCTCGCCGACAGCTATCACGTCGTTGCGCCCGATCTACCGGGCCACGGCGTTTATGGCGACGAGTCGTTCGGGATGGAGCCCGCGATCGAACGGCTCCGACGGGTGATCGACGCGGAGACCGAGGGGAGTGCCGTCCTCGTCGGACTCTCGCTCGGCGGGTACGTGGCGACGGAGTACGCCCACCGGAACCCTGACGACGTGGACGCACTGGTGCTGTCCGGCAGTAGCGCGAACCCGGTTCGCGGGATGGAACTGCTGACCCGGGCGACCGGCGGAGTCGCCAGGCTGCTCACGAAACCCGACGTCGGCAAACGCGCGGTCGAACGCCTCGCGACGCGATGGGTTCGCAACCGCGATCTCCAGCCGGACGTCGAGGAGGCGATCATCGAATCCGGCTTCTACCCGAAGCAGTTCGGTGACGCGGGGCCGCACGTCGCCGGACGGGACTTTCGGGAGGCGCTCTCGACGTATCCCGGCTCGACGCTGATCCTGAACGGCGAACACGACCGACTCATGCGCCGCGGCGAGCGCGACCACGCGGCGGCCGCACGGGACGGTCGCATCGAGGTCCTCGCGGGCGTCGGCCACATCTGCAATCTCCACCGTCCGGAGACGTACACCTCGCGGGTCCGGAAGTTCGTGCAACGCCGGGTTCCCCAGCAGTGA
- a CDS encoding class I SAM-dependent methyltransferase gives MPGENGAWTDDGRRPALGPEVGTPLAEAIVDDLPEGRALDLATGEGHVASLLADRGWDVHAVDVSRAMLDRARERRADRSESDGRPGSIDWILADVDSYCFPESVYDVVTIRFFDARDRLGAVKTALAPGGALVYEHHLQSNAAGRSGNQYRFEPNELLDACADLSVRYYAEDPDRSLVRLVAYADRES, from the coding sequence ATGCCTGGCGAGAACGGCGCGTGGACCGACGACGGCCGACGACCCGCGCTGGGACCGGAAGTCGGGACCCCGCTCGCGGAAGCGATCGTCGACGACTTGCCGGAGGGGCGCGCACTCGACCTCGCGACCGGTGAGGGCCACGTTGCGAGCCTGCTCGCCGACCGTGGCTGGGACGTCCACGCCGTCGACGTTTCGCGGGCCATGCTCGACCGGGCCCGCGAGCGCCGGGCCGACCGATCGGAATCCGACGGCCGGCCGGGATCGATCGACTGGATCCTCGCCGACGTCGACAGCTACTGTTTTCCCGAATCGGTCTACGACGTCGTGACGATCCGGTTCTTCGACGCCCGCGATCGGCTGGGCGCCGTCAAGACTGCCCTCGCGCCCGGCGGTGCGCTGGTCTACGAACACCACCTGCAGTCGAACGCGGCGGGCAGGTCCGGCAACCAGTACCGGTTCGAACCGAACGAATTGCTCGACGCCTGCGCGGACCTGTCCGTCCGGTACTACGCCGAGGATCCCGATCGATCGCTGGTCCGACTGGTCGCGTACGCGGATCGAGAGTCGTGA
- a CDS encoding class I SAM-dependent methyltransferase, which translates to MTQDADDVRRRWADRSRAYSPAYYAYYGPDERSERLRALLDDRVDRTAAVLELGCSSGRHLAHLADHGYANLAGIDVNDDAFDVMERTYPDLAATGTFHHGSIESVVPSFDDDQFDVVYSVETLQHLHPSCDWLVDDLERVTAELLVTAEIEPADPDDDRTRPADEIHETTVDGLALYKRRWDHVLSGSGFVETRSIDLDRVTFRAFRPTDR; encoded by the coding sequence ATGACGCAGGATGCAGACGACGTTCGACGCCGATGGGCGGATCGCTCGCGGGCCTACTCGCCAGCGTACTACGCGTACTACGGGCCCGACGAGCGAAGCGAACGGCTCCGGGCCCTGCTCGACGATCGCGTCGATCGAACCGCCGCCGTGCTGGAACTCGGCTGTAGCTCGGGCCGGCACCTCGCACACCTCGCCGACCACGGGTACGCGAATCTCGCGGGGATCGACGTCAACGACGACGCGTTCGACGTGATGGAACGGACCTATCCCGACCTCGCGGCGACGGGAACCTTTCACCACGGATCGATCGAGTCCGTCGTTCCCTCGTTCGACGACGACCAGTTCGACGTCGTCTACTCGGTCGAGACGCTCCAGCACCTGCATCCGTCCTGTGACTGGCTGGTAGACGACCTGGAGCGGGTGACTGCCGAGTTGCTCGTCACTGCCGAGATCGAACCGGCCGACCCCGACGACGATCGGACCCGTCCAGCCGACGAAATTCACGAGACGACCGTCGACGGGCTCGCCCTGTACAAACGCCGCTGGGATCACGTCCTCTCCGGCTCGGGGTTCGTCGAAACCCGTTCGATCGATCTCGATCGGGTCACGTTCAGGGCGTTTCGGCCCACCGATCGGTGA
- a CDS encoding cold-shock protein → MPTGTVAFFNDTGGYGFIETDEIDDDVFFHMEDVGGPDLEEGQEVEFEIEQADKGPRATNLERL, encoded by the coding sequence ATGCCAACCGGTACGGTCGCGTTTTTCAACGACACAGGCGGCTACGGCTTCATCGAAACGGACGAGATCGACGACGACGTCTTCTTCCACATGGAAGACGTCGGCGGCCCCGACCTCGAAGAAGGGCAGGAAGTCGAGTTCGAGATCGAACAGGCGGACAAGGGGCCACGGGCGACCAACCTCGAGCGCCTCTAG
- a CDS encoding DUF7501 family protein → MSVNTTNWSDPGTCPFCGDELSSPGVGFIDHIDENATCETSFDQWRGNLAGDLAGEWGG, encoded by the coding sequence ATGTCCGTGAACACGACGAACTGGTCCGATCCCGGTACCTGCCCGTTCTGTGGCGACGAACTGTCTAGCCCCGGCGTTGGATTCATCGACCACATCGACGAGAACGCGACCTGCGAAACCAGTTTCGACCAGTGGCGGGGCAATCTCGCCGGCGACCTCGCCGGCGAGTGGGGCGGGTGA
- a CDS encoding nucleoside deaminase: MTTAQFDSFDHESHMRRAIELARSAVDRGDRPFGSVLVRDDEIVMEASNRVLTEDDVRRHPELHLAYRARRKLDPTARTETAMYTSTEPCPMCAGGLRYAGLGRVVYSVGGDEIEAFTGRETPVRSAAVLEGVTEVVGPVLNEAGRRLHEEFDW, encoded by the coding sequence ATGACCACGGCACAGTTCGATAGCTTCGATCACGAATCGCACATGCGCCGGGCGATCGAACTCGCTCGATCGGCCGTCGACCGGGGCGATCGGCCGTTCGGCTCCGTCCTCGTTCGCGACGACGAAATCGTCATGGAGGCCTCGAACCGCGTCCTGACCGAGGACGACGTTCGCCGACACCCGGAACTCCACCTCGCCTACCGCGCCCGTCGGAAACTCGATCCCACAGCGCGGACGGAGACTGCGATGTACACCAGCACCGAGCCGTGTCCGATGTGTGCCGGCGGCCTCCGGTACGCCGGACTCGGGCGCGTCGTCTACAGCGTCGGGGGCGACGAGATCGAGGCGTTCACCGGTCGGGAGACGCCGGTCCGATCGGCCGCCGTCCTCGAGGGCGTCACCGAGGTCGTCGGGCCCGTGCTGAACGAGGCGGGACGGCGACTCCACGAGGAGTTCGACTGGTAA
- a CDS encoding DUF5518 domain-containing protein, which translates to MVPEPSDSDFGAPPIDDHQRTDDGFGTVLNGLIGGLAGVILSFVPLVSTIAGGAIAGYLEGGETNDGLTVGAIAGLVMVVPYSAFAFVVFFMLLGVGPAGFGVIAIFALLFVAALTVGLSVLGGVLGVALAENR; encoded by the coding sequence ATGGTTCCCGAGCCTTCCGATTCCGATTTCGGCGCCCCTCCGATCGACGATCACCAGCGGACCGACGACGGGTTCGGTACCGTCCTCAACGGTCTGATCGGCGGCCTCGCCGGCGTGATCCTCTCGTTCGTCCCGCTCGTCTCGACGATCGCTGGCGGCGCGATCGCCGGCTATCTCGAGGGTGGCGAGACGAACGATGGGCTGACGGTGGGAGCGATCGCCGGACTGGTGATGGTCGTCCCGTACTCGGCGTTCGCCTTCGTCGTGTTCTTCATGCTTCTCGGCGTTGGACCGGCCGGGTTCGGCGTGATTGCTATCTTCGCGTTACTGTTCGTTGCGGCGCTCACGGTCGGCTTGAGCGTTCTCGGCGGCGTTCTCGGCGTGGCTCTCGCGGAGAACCGGTGA
- a CDS encoding phosphopantetheine adenylyltransferase, whose amino-acid sequence MRVAVAGTFGPIHDGHRLLFEHALRFGEDGVVVGLTSDTLANASRSRSVPAYEARERSVSAAFAAIDEWDRDVTIRTLTDPHDIVTDDPSIDALVVSPETADELVAINEERRDRGFDPLTGIVAPYVLADDGERISSTRIVEGEIDEHGTVLE is encoded by the coding sequence ATGCGCGTCGCAGTCGCCGGTACGTTCGGGCCGATTCACGACGGTCACCGCCTGTTGTTCGAACACGCGCTCCGGTTCGGCGAGGACGGCGTGGTCGTTGGCCTGACGAGCGATACACTCGCGAACGCGTCCCGATCGCGCTCCGTCCCAGCGTACGAGGCCCGTGAGCGATCGGTCTCCGCGGCGTTCGCGGCGATCGACGAGTGGGACCGTGACGTGACGATCAGGACGCTCACGGATCCCCACGATATCGTGACGGACGATCCGTCGATCGACGCGCTGGTCGTCTCGCCCGAGACTGCGGACGAACTCGTGGCGATAAACGAGGAGCGCAGGGATCGCGGCTTCGACCCGCTTACGGGGATCGTGGCCCCGTACGTGCTCGCCGACGACGGCGAGCGCATCTCTTCGACTCGGATCGTCGAGGGCGAGATCGACGAACACGGTACTGTGCTCGAGTGA
- a CDS encoding aldo/keto reductase produces MHLPPIGLGTMGIEESNVIETALDVGYRHLDTARIYENERVVGAGLAASDVPREDVTVATKLWVDDLDPERVRPATEESLDRLGLDRLDLLYVHRPRGSYEPSTTLPALDALVEDGLVSSIGLSNFTVDQVATARDHLDAPVAAHQVERHPLFARDAVLADARSNGYPLVAYSPLAGGRVGDVPAVQAVADKHDATPESVAIAWLAGTDGVVTVPKASSRAHLESNLAAADLDLDADDRARMASIDREEELFPE; encoded by the coding sequence ATGCACCTCCCGCCGATCGGACTCGGGACCATGGGAATCGAAGAGTCCAACGTGATCGAGACGGCTCTCGACGTCGGCTACCGGCACCTCGACACGGCCAGGATCTACGAGAACGAACGCGTCGTCGGGGCGGGGCTGGCAGCGAGCGACGTCCCTCGTGAGGACGTGACCGTCGCGACGAAACTCTGGGTCGACGACCTCGACCCCGAGCGCGTTCGACCGGCCACGGAGGAGAGCCTCGATCGACTCGGCCTCGATCGGCTGGACCTCCTGTACGTCCACCGGCCACGTGGCTCGTACGAGCCCTCGACAACGCTGCCGGCCCTCGACGCGCTCGTCGAGGACGGTCTCGTCTCGTCGATCGGGCTCTCGAACTTCACGGTCGACCAGGTCGCGACCGCCCGGGACCACCTCGACGCGCCCGTGGCGGCCCACCAGGTCGAACGCCATCCGCTGTTCGCGCGGGACGCGGTCCTCGCAGACGCCCGGTCGAACGGCTACCCGCTGGTCGCGTACTCGCCGCTGGCTGGCGGTCGCGTCGGGGACGTCCCTGCCGTGCAGGCGGTCGCCGACAAACACGACGCCACGCCCGAATCGGTCGCGATCGCCTGGCTCGCCGGCACCGACGGCGTCGTCACGGTCCCGAAAGCCTCCTCACGCGCACACCTGGAGTCGAACCTGGCCGCCGCCGACCTCGACCTGGACGCCGACGACCGGGCGCGGATGGCGTCGATCGATCGGGAGGAGGAACTGTTTCCGGAGTAG
- a CDS encoding FAD-binding oxidoreductase — translation MATYVGDSIEATVDRLQDEFRGDLIEPDDPEYDDARAIYNAMIDKRPGLIARCTDVADVIEAVTAAREHDLEIAIRSGGHNGPGLALVDDGLVVDLSEMTGIQVDPDAQTVRVEAGCTWGDVDHATHAFGLATVSGVVSTTGVGGLTLGGGHGYLSRKYGLTIDNLLSADVVLADGRLVHASEDENPDLFWALRGGGGNFGVVTSFEFQLHPVETVVAGPLFWPIEDLEETMRWYREWLPEAPEDTYAAYVVAEVPGDPFPEEIHGEKVCGLVWCHLGTEAESEAAIQSARDVADPLFEHVESMPYPTLQGLFDDLYPPGDQWYWKGDFFEDLSDEAIAEHERFAEVPTPQSGMHLYPIDGAVHDVDANETAWSYRDVTWSMVIFGVDRDPDKRDLLTEWTREYWEAVHPHSVGAAYVNFMMEEGDDRIRATYGDNYDRLREVKARYDPHNVFHVNQNVEPST, via the coding sequence ATGGCAACCTACGTAGGAGACAGTATCGAGGCAACCGTCGACCGATTACAGGACGAGTTCCGGGGTGACCTGATCGAACCCGACGATCCGGAGTACGACGACGCACGTGCGATCTACAACGCGATGATCGACAAGCGGCCGGGGCTGATCGCCCGCTGTACCGACGTCGCGGACGTGATCGAGGCCGTGACCGCCGCCCGCGAGCACGACCTCGAGATCGCGATCCGGAGCGGCGGTCACAACGGCCCGGGGCTCGCGCTGGTGGACGACGGACTGGTCGTCGACCTGTCCGAGATGACGGGGATTCAGGTCGATCCCGACGCACAGACCGTACGAGTCGAAGCCGGGTGTACCTGGGGCGACGTCGATCACGCGACCCACGCCTTCGGCCTGGCCACGGTCAGCGGCGTCGTCTCCACGACCGGCGTCGGCGGCCTGACCCTCGGGGGAGGGCACGGCTACCTGTCCCGCAAGTACGGGCTGACGATCGACAACCTGCTGAGCGCGGACGTCGTGCTGGCCGACGGCCGACTGGTCCACGCGAGCGAAGACGAGAATCCGGACCTGTTCTGGGCGCTTCGGGGCGGCGGCGGCAACTTCGGCGTCGTCACCTCGTTCGAGTTCCAGTTACATCCGGTCGAGACGGTCGTCGCCGGACCGCTGTTCTGGCCGATCGAAGACCTCGAAGAGACGATGCGCTGGTACCGCGAGTGGCTGCCGGAGGCCCCGGAGGACACGTATGCCGCCTACGTCGTCGCCGAGGTTCCGGGCGATCCCTTCCCGGAGGAAATCCACGGCGAGAAGGTCTGCGGCCTCGTCTGGTGCCACCTGGGGACCGAAGCGGAGTCCGAGGCCGCGATCCAGTCGGCGCGAGACGTCGCCGACCCGCTGTTCGAACACGTCGAATCGATGCCCTATCCGACGCTCCAGGGCCTGTTCGACGATCTCTACCCGCCTGGCGATCAGTGGTACTGGAAGGGTGACTTCTTCGAGGACCTGTCCGACGAGGCGATCGCCGAGCACGAGCGCTTCGCCGAGGTGCCGACGCCACAATCGGGGATGCACCTCTACCCCATCGACGGGGCCGTCCACGACGTGGACGCAAACGAAACCGCCTGGAGCTATCGCGACGTCACCTGGTCGATGGTCATCTTTGGGGTCGATCGGGACCCCGACAAGCGCGACCTGCTCACCGAGTGGACCCGTGAGTACTGGGAGGCAGTCCACCCGCACTCGGTCGGTGCGGCGTACGTCAATTTCATGATGGAGGAGGGCGACGACCGGATTCGGGCGACCTACGGCGACAACTACGATCGCCTGCGGGAGGTCAAGGCGCGGTACGATCCCCACAACGTCTTCCACGTGAACCAGAACGTCGAACCGTCGACGTGA
- a CDS encoding CBS domain-containing protein, which translates to MPIENLARSDVVTAPEDESVEELATRMDESHVGSIVITDGDEPIGIVTDRDLAMRVIGDGMDPSEATASDVMSEDLATVDHTAGFYRATELMSEHGVRRLPVCDDSGELVGIITFDDLNELLADEHMQFSDVIQAQRPEY; encoded by the coding sequence ATGCCTATCGAAAACCTTGCTCGAAGCGACGTCGTAACGGCACCCGAAGACGAGTCCGTGGAGGAACTCGCGACGCGGATGGACGAATCCCACGTCGGCAGTATCGTGATCACTGACGGCGACGAACCGATCGGAATCGTCACCGACCGCGACCTCGCGATGCGCGTGATCGGTGACGGGATGGATCCGTCGGAGGCGACGGCGAGCGACGTCATGTCCGAGGATCTGGCGACCGTCGACCACACCGCCGGGTTCTACCGGGCGACTGAACTGATGAGCGAACACGGCGTCCGTCGACTCCCGGTCTGCGACGACAGCGGCGAACTGGTCGGGATCATCACGTTCGACGATCTCAACGAACTCCTCGCCGACGAACACATGCAGTTCTCGGACGTCATCCAGGCCCAGCGACCGGAGTACTGA